A part of Ursus arctos isolate Adak ecotype North America chromosome X, UrsArc2.0, whole genome shotgun sequence genomic DNA contains:
- the LOC113270926 gene encoding LOW QUALITY PROTEIN: tyrosine-protein kinase Fer-like (The sequence of the model RefSeq protein was modified relative to this genomic sequence to represent the inferred CDS: inserted 1 base in 1 codon): MAITRIRNGGLNHDDVTGELLGKGTFADIFKGTSKDKTAVAIKTCKDDLSQELKLKFLQEAKILKQYNHPNIVKFIGVRTHIQPIYIIKELVPGGDFLSFLRKKDELKQLVKFSLDAASGWRISSKNCIHRDLAARNCLXGENNVLKISDFGMSRQEDGGVYSSSDLKQIPIKWTAPEALNYGRYRSESDAWSFGILLWETFSLEVCPYPGMTNQQAQEQVERRYWMSVSQQCRAYLSIQKCWDYKLENRPKFSELQKELPSRRKSYSDETVPNSAFGTLSSSRVIFSSH; encoded by the exons ATGGCCATAACTAGAATAAGAAATGGGGGTCTCAATCATGATGATGTCACAGGAGAATTACTGGGCAAGGGAACTTTTGCTGACATATTTAAGGGCACATCAAAGGATAAAACTGCTGTTGCCATTAAAACATGTAAAGATGATCTCTCCCaggaactgaaattaaaatttttacaagaAGCCAAAATCCTCAAGCAATATAATCATCCCAATATTGTCAAATTTATAGGAGTTCGCACACATATACAGCCTATCTATATCATTAAGGAACTGGTTCCAGGAGGcgatttcctctcctttctgagAAAGAAGGATGAACTAAAACAGTTAGTGAAATTTTCGTTAGATGCTGCTTCTGGATGGCGAATCTCGAGTAAAAATTGTATACACAGGGACCTTGCTGCAAGAAACTGCC GAGGTGAAAATAATGTTCTGAAAATCAGTGACTTTGGAATGTCTCGTCAAGAGGATGGTGGTGTATATTCATCTTCTGACTTAAAGCAGATTCCCATTAAATGGACAGCACCAGAAGCTCTTAATTATGGGAGATATCGTTCTGAGAGTGACGCATGGAGCTTTGGCATCCTCCTCTGGGAGACCTTCAGCTTAGAGGTCTGTCCATACCCTGGAATGACAAATCAGCAAGCACAAGAGCAAGTGGAAAGAAGATACTGGATGTCAGTCTCTCAGCAGTGTCGAGCGTATTTATCAATACAAAAGTGTTGGGATTACAAACTTGAAAACCGCCCCAAGTTCAGTGAACTTCAGAAAGAACTGCCATCAAGAAGAAAGTCATATAGTGATGAAACAGTGCCAAACTCAGCCTTTGGGACTCTATCTTCCAGCAGagtaatattttcttctcattaa